One part of the Moraxella sp. FZFQ2102 genome encodes these proteins:
- the atpG gene encoding F0F1 ATP synthase subunit gamma encodes MASLKEIRAKVTSIKSTQKITRAMQMVAASKMRRAQERMEAGRPYADGVRRVISHLVQAQSDYKHPYMVSCPVNRVGFVVVTSDRGLAGGLNINLFKNLLKKVKSYQEQSVEIEFAVIGAKGVGFFKNFGGKVTSAVTDYGDNPSLEQINTPVQAMLDDYQNGKLDRIYLVYNQFINAMAQKPTVEQIVPLAEGEFEGNELQAHSWDYIYEPDTKTLIDGLLLRYIESVVYQSVRENIASEQSARMVAMKAATDNAGNLIKELQLVYNKLRQAAITREISEIVGGAAAVS; translated from the coding sequence ATGGCAAGCTTAAAAGAAATTCGTGCTAAAGTAACCAGTATCAAAAGCACGCAAAAAATCACCCGCGCTATGCAAATGGTGGCTGCCAGTAAAATGCGTCGTGCACAAGAGCGAATGGAAGCAGGTCGCCCTTATGCAGATGGTGTGCGTCGAGTGATTTCACACCTTGTGCAAGCACAATCGGACTACAAGCACCCATACATGGTAAGCTGTCCAGTCAATCGCGTTGGCTTTGTGGTGGTGACTTCAGACCGTGGCTTGGCAGGTGGTTTGAATATCAACTTGTTTAAAAACTTGTTGAAAAAAGTCAAAAGCTACCAAGAGCAGTCAGTTGAGATTGAGTTTGCAGTCATTGGTGCAAAAGGCGTTGGTTTTTTCAAGAACTTTGGCGGTAAAGTTACTTCTGCAGTGACAGATTATGGCGATAATCCATCGCTAGAACAAATCAATACACCAGTTCAAGCCATGCTTGATGATTATCAAAATGGCAAATTGGATCGCATTTATTTGGTGTACAACCAATTCATCAATGCGATGGCTCAAAAGCCAACCGTAGAACAGATTGTTCCGTTGGCAGAAGGTGAGTTTGAAGGCAATGAACTTCAAGCACACAGCTGGGATTATATCTATGAGCCCGATACCAAGACCTTGATTGATGGCTTGTTGCTACGCTACATCGAATCGGTGGTTTACCAATCAGTACGCGAAAATATTGCATCAGAGCAATCAGCTCGTATGGTGGCAATGAAAGCAGCAACAGATAATGCTGGTAACTTAATCAAAGAATTACAGTTGGTTTATAACAAGCTGCGTCAAGCGGCGATTACCCGAGAGATCTCGGAAATCGTTGGTGGTGCTGCCGCTGTTTCTTAA
- the atpA gene encoding F0F1 ATP synthase subunit alpha, whose product MQQLNPAEISNLIKQRIQDLDVSATAKTEGVIVKVSDGIVQIHGLEEAMYGEMIEFEGGVYGMALNLEQDSVGAVVLGEYLSLQEGQKAYCTGRILEVPVGPELLGRVVDALGNPIDGKGPINAKLTDKVEKIAPGVIARQSVDEPVMTGYKAVDTMIPIGRGQRELIIGDRQTGKTALAIDAIIAQKNSGIKCVYVAVGQKRSTIANVVRKLEETGALEYTTVVVASASEPAALQYIAPYSGCTMGEYFRDRGEDALIVYDDLSKQAVAYRQISLLLRRPPGREAYPGDVFYLHSRLLERASRVNADYVEAFTNGEVKGKTGSLTALPIIETQAGDVSAFVPTNVISITDGQIFLESNLFNSGIRPAVNAGISVSRVGGAAQTKIIKKLSGGIRTALAQYRELAAFAQFASDLDDATKQQLEHGVRVTELMKQKQYAPMSIADQAAVIYASNEGYLADVPVEKIGAFEEAFLRFLRTEHAALMTEIDETANYNDDIEGRLKAAVESFKASTSF is encoded by the coding sequence ATGCAACAATTGAATCCAGCCGAAATCAGCAATCTGATTAAGCAGCGTATTCAAGACCTTGACGTAAGCGCAACTGCAAAAACGGAAGGCGTAATCGTCAAAGTCTCTGATGGTATTGTGCAAATTCATGGCCTAGAAGAGGCTATGTATGGCGAGATGATTGAGTTCGAAGGTGGCGTATATGGTATGGCGCTGAACCTAGAACAAGATTCAGTCGGTGCGGTTGTACTGGGTGAATATCTAAGCCTTCAAGAAGGTCAAAAAGCATACTGCACAGGTCGTATCTTGGAAGTCCCAGTAGGTCCTGAGCTATTAGGTCGTGTTGTTGACGCATTGGGTAACCCAATCGACGGCAAAGGTCCAATCAATGCAAAATTGACTGACAAAGTTGAAAAAATCGCACCAGGCGTTATCGCTCGTCAATCAGTTGATGAGCCTGTGATGACTGGTTATAAAGCAGTAGATACTATGATTCCTATCGGTCGTGGTCAGCGTGAGTTGATCATTGGTGACCGCCAAACTGGTAAAACTGCATTGGCAATCGACGCCATCATCGCTCAGAAAAATTCTGGCATCAAGTGTGTGTATGTGGCTGTTGGTCAAAAGCGTTCGACCATCGCTAACGTTGTGCGTAAGCTAGAAGAAACTGGCGCACTTGAGTACACCACAGTTGTTGTTGCGTCTGCATCGGAGCCAGCAGCACTACAATACATCGCGCCATACTCTGGCTGTACGATGGGTGAATACTTCCGTGACCGCGGTGAAGATGCATTGATTGTTTATGATGATCTGTCTAAGCAAGCAGTTGCTTATCGTCAAATTTCATTGCTACTACGCCGTCCACCAGGACGCGAAGCTTACCCAGGTGACGTATTCTATCTACACTCACGCCTACTAGAGCGTGCATCTCGTGTAAATGCTGACTATGTAGAAGCATTCACCAATGGTGAAGTAAAAGGCAAAACTGGTTCTTTGACTGCATTGCCAATCATCGAAACCCAAGCAGGTGACGTATCAGCATTCGTACCTACCAACGTGATTTCTATTACCGATGGTCAGATTTTCCTTGAGTCAAACCTATTTAACTCAGGTATCCGCCCTGCGGTGAACGCTGGTATCTCGGTATCGCGTGTTGGTGGTGCTGCACAAACCAAGATCATCAAAAAGCTATCAGGTGGTATCCGTACCGCACTAGCACAGTATCGCGAGTTGGCAGCATTTGCTCAGTTTGCATCTGACCTTGATGATGCGACCAAGCAGCAGCTTGAGCATGGTGTGCGTGTTACTGAGCTGATGAAGCAAAAGCAATATGCGCCGATGTCTATCGCTGATCAAGCAGCAGTTATTTATGCATCAAACGAAGGCTACCTAGCTGATGTGCCAGTTGAAAAAATTGGTGCATTCGAAGAAGCATTCCTTCGCTTCTTGCGCACAGAACACGCTGCATTGATGACTGAAATTGATGAAACTGCAAACTACAACGATGACATCGAAGGTCGTCTAAAAGCTGCAGTGGAAAGCTTCAAGGCATCTACCAGCTTCTAA
- a CDS encoding F0F1 ATP synthase subunit delta, translating into MAELSTLARPYAKAAFDYAKEQNVINNWETFLSVASSIVSNEEFASLLNNPAISADQKADVLLDAYNKISAEEASLALANFTKQLAGHDRLALLPEIHAHYSKLKSQELKQVDAYVTSAYPLTEAQRKNLQERLAVSTGSIVILHEEVNPELLGGATIKVGDKFTDGSVRGKLKQLKTQLTA; encoded by the coding sequence ATGGCTGAACTATCTACCTTAGCAAGACCATATGCCAAAGCAGCATTTGACTATGCTAAAGAGCAAAATGTAATCAATAATTGGGAGACCTTTTTGTCGGTTGCTAGCAGTATTGTAAGCAATGAAGAATTTGCTTCTTTGCTGAACAATCCAGCCATTTCTGCAGATCAAAAGGCAGATGTATTGCTTGATGCCTACAACAAAATCTCTGCAGAAGAAGCTTCTTTAGCATTGGCTAATTTTACCAAACAGCTAGCAGGACATGATCGTTTGGCGCTATTGCCAGAGATTCATGCGCATTACAGCAAGCTTAAGTCGCAAGAGCTAAAACAGGTTGACGCTTATGTTACTTCAGCCTATCCACTAACCGAAGCCCAGCGTAAAAATTTGCAGGAACGCTTAGCAGTTTCTACAGGGTCTATTGTCATTTTACATGAAGAAGTGAATCCTGAACTGCTTGGTGGCGCTACCATTAAAGTGGGCGATAAGTTTACCGATGGCTCAGTGCGTGGCAAGTTAAAACAATTAAAGACTCAGCTGACCGCATAA
- a CDS encoding F0F1 ATP synthase subunit B, with the protein MINSTIIGQMIAFAIFVLFCMKFVWPPLIGAINERQRKIEEGLNAAEKAKADLASAEKQVEQEFAAAKTEAASIIERANKTANQMIEEAKEQARQEGERIIAQAHATVEQEVAQTREQLRKQVAQLAVLGAEKILQDKVNEQEHASMLDQLAAKL; encoded by the coding sequence ATGATCAATTCTACCATTATCGGTCAGATGATTGCGTTTGCGATTTTTGTGCTATTTTGCATGAAGTTCGTATGGCCACCACTGATCGGCGCGATTAATGAGCGCCAAAGAAAAATTGAGGAAGGCTTAAACGCCGCCGAAAAAGCAAAAGCAGATCTTGCTTCTGCTGAAAAGCAAGTTGAACAAGAATTTGCTGCCGCAAAAACCGAAGCCGCTTCTATCATCGAACGCGCGAATAAAACCGCTAACCAAATGATCGAAGAAGCCAAAGAGCAAGCCCGCCAAGAAGGCGAGCGAATCATTGCACAGGCTCATGCGACTGTAGAGCAAGAAGTTGCTCAAACTCGTGAACAGCTACGCAAACAAGTGGCTCAATTGGCAGTGTTAGGTGCAGAAAAGATTTTGCAAGACAAAGTCAATGAACAAGAACACGCCAGCATGCTTGACCAGTTGGCGGCTAAGCTGTAA
- the atpE gene encoding F0F1 ATP synthase subunit C, translating to MDPVIAQYTLLAVALLIGLGALATGIGFAILGGKFLESTARQPELGSQLQTKMFIVAGLLDAVPMIGVGIAMLLLFANPFA from the coding sequence ATGGATCCAGTAATCGCACAATACACGCTACTAGCAGTCGCTCTACTAATCGGTCTAGGCGCACTAGCAACTGGTATCGGTTTCGCTATCCTAGGCGGTAAATTCCTAGAAAGTACTGCTCGTCAGCCAGAACTTGGTTCACAACTTCAAACCAAAATGTTTATCGTAGCTGGTCTACTTGACGCCGTACCAATGATCGGTGTTGGTATCGCAATGCTACTATTGTTCGCCAACCCATTCGCATAA
- the atpB gene encoding F0F1 ATP synthase subunit A, translated as MAAEQTSSQYIAHHLTNWTYGNHPEHGWKVAADATEASQMGFSAIHLDSMLWSVGLGIFFCALFWAVGRKATAGVPTKLQAFVELIVDFVDNSVRESYNGPSKLIAPLALTIFVWIFLMNLMDLVPIDFIPTLAQKVGAAMGHDPHHVYFKIVPTTDPNITLGMAIGVLLLIIGFGIKYKGIGGFIAEFTLHPFSAKNPILQAVLIPVNLVLEIVTLLAKPISLGLRLFGNMYAGELIFILIALMPFWIQWALSVPWAIFHILVITLQAFVFMMLTIVYLSLISAQSEH; from the coding sequence ATGGCAGCCGAACAGACATCTTCACAATATATTGCTCACCATTTGACCAACTGGACATATGGCAACCACCCAGAGCATGGCTGGAAAGTGGCAGCAGATGCCACTGAAGCGTCGCAAATGGGTTTTAGTGCCATTCATCTGGATTCTATGCTTTGGTCAGTTGGCTTGGGTATTTTCTTTTGTGCGCTTTTTTGGGCGGTGGGTCGCAAGGCGACTGCTGGCGTTCCAACCAAGCTGCAAGCGTTTGTTGAGCTGATTGTAGATTTCGTGGACAACAGTGTTCGTGAATCGTACAATGGCCCATCAAAGCTGATCGCGCCATTGGCATTGACGATTTTTGTGTGGATTTTCTTGATGAACTTGATGGACCTAGTGCCAATCGACTTCATCCCAACTCTTGCACAAAAAGTCGGCGCTGCTATGGGTCATGATCCGCATCATGTTTACTTTAAGATTGTACCAACCACCGACCCGAACATCACTTTGGGTATGGCGATTGGTGTCCTATTGTTGATCATTGGATTTGGTATCAAATATAAGGGCATTGGCGGCTTTATCGCAGAATTTACTTTGCACCCATTCAGTGCAAAAAACCCAATTTTGCAAGCTGTACTAATCCCTGTAAACCTAGTACTAGAAATCGTTACTCTATTGGCAAAACCAATCTCATTGGGTCTGCGTCTATTCGGTAACATGTACGCAGGTGAGTTGATCTTTATCTTGATCGCGCTGATGCCATTCTGGATTCAGTGGGCATTGAGTGTGCCTTGGGCAATCTTCCATATCTTGGTAATTACTCTTCAGGCGTTCGTATTTATGATGTTGACGATTGTTTATCTGTCGTTGATCTCAGCACAATCCGAACATTAA
- a CDS encoding ATP synthase subunit I, giving the protein MTRPAKRNSQADIYRNQKRQSIVLLGIIIVAAVYSMMKGDVSLAIAKSVAAGGMLAYLAQCVFTFIAYRETGTRQSRQIMLNMYLGQMLKWAVTLIGFALIFTKAIDVNVLMVILGYLLMQLVHTLSLMRLK; this is encoded by the coding sequence ATGACCAGACCAGCCAAGCGAAACAGCCAAGCAGATATTTATCGCAATCAAAAACGCCAAAGTATCGTGCTTTTGGGCATTATTATTGTCGCGGCAGTATATAGTATGATGAAAGGCGATGTATCGCTTGCCATTGCCAAATCGGTGGCGGCAGGTGGGATGCTGGCGTATCTTGCTCAGTGTGTGTTTACTTTTATTGCTTATCGCGAAACGGGCACGCGACAATCGCGGCAGATCATGCTGAATATGTATTTGGGGCAGATGCTCAAATGGGCGGTGACGCTGATTGGCTTTGCGCTGATTTTTACCAAAGCGATCGATGTCAATGTGCTGATGGTGATTTTGGGCTATTTGCTCATGCAATTGGTACACACGCTGTCACTGATGCGATTGAAATAA
- a CDS encoding metal ABC transporter substrate-binding protein: MIKTTLKQGALIAAATMSISAWAGVVSVSNYPLALLSNAVTQGDHDAEVLLGAGDVGHHGALSPSKVKLVEDSQFVVWFGGDLEQNLVKSLDNAPNAISLLKFNAFTRHPLRNIDGTARTNTQDPHIWLDPTNAKAIVKALAVIHGHANPASKAKYQANADDFIKKMDAAVAEVGQTQVQPYWAYHDAFQYIETAAKLKFAGALTPDHHISPKASQIKHLSDTRPKPAMCLASQGPVSDGIKNKLGNVTVSIQQEDMSGGSDDFVEIWKQVVSDLQACAGA, translated from the coding sequence ATGATAAAAACCACCCTAAAACAAGGCGCGCTGATCGCTGCTGCCACGATGAGCATCAGTGCATGGGCAGGGGTTGTGAGCGTGAGTAATTATCCGCTTGCGCTATTGTCAAATGCCGTCACCCAAGGTGATCACGATGCTGAAGTCTTATTAGGTGCAGGCGATGTTGGTCATCACGGTGCATTATCACCAAGCAAGGTGAAGCTTGTCGAAGACAGTCAGTTCGTCGTATGGTTCGGCGGTGATCTGGAGCAGAATCTTGTCAAATCACTGGACAATGCGCCCAATGCCATTAGTTTATTGAAATTCAATGCTTTTACGCGCCATCCACTCAGAAACATCGATGGCACAGCGCGCACAAATACCCAAGATCCGCACATTTGGCTCGATCCGACCAATGCCAAAGCCATCGTCAAGGCGCTTGCGGTGATTCATGGTCATGCCAATCCTGCGTCCAAAGCCAAATATCAAGCCAATGCTGATGATTTTATCAAAAAAATGGACGCTGCCGTCGCTGAAGTCGGTCAGACGCAAGTTCAGCCATATTGGGCGTATCACGATGCATTTCAATACATCGAAACTGCTGCCAAATTAAAATTCGCCGGCGCATTGACACCTGATCATCATATCAGCCCAAAAGCAAGCCAAATCAAGCACTTATCTGATACTCGCCCGAAGCCTGCCATGTGTCTTGCGTCACAAGGTCCAGTCTCTGATGGCATTAAAAATAAGCTTGGCAATGTCACTGTCAGTATTCAGCAAGAAGACATGAGCGGCGGTAGTGATGACTTTGTAGAGATTTGGAAACAAGTCGTCAGCGATCTGCAGGCGTGTGCAGGCGCATAA
- a CDS encoding Fur family transcriptional regulator, with protein sequence MQATTSHDAHDACHFHQHDVYHGHHNDPVKRMQDAKDYCLERGVRFTPLREEVYALILAADKPMGAYDLISALQLSRQKKTHLAHEKHKNIAPPTVYRSLEFLLNEGLIHQLSSMNAYVPCCHPRSNHAAAFLICRVCEKVEECSNLPVNAMMNFATDDAKFAIERSVIELKGVCRDCQGKH encoded by the coding sequence ATGCAAGCCACCACTTCACACGACGCACACGATGCGTGCCATTTCCACCAACACGATGTCTATCACGGACATCACAACGATCCTGTTAAGCGTATGCAGGATGCCAAAGATTATTGCCTAGAGCGTGGTGTGCGTTTCACCCCTTTGCGCGAAGAAGTATATGCGCTGATTTTGGCGGCAGATAAGCCGATGGGCGCTTATGACTTGATCAGTGCGCTGCAATTAAGCAGACAAAAAAAAACGCACTTAGCACATGAAAAGCACAAAAATATCGCCCCACCGACCGTCTATCGTTCGCTTGAGTTTCTACTGAATGAAGGCTTGATTCACCAGCTAAGCTCAATGAACGCCTATGTGCCTTGCTGCCATCCGCGCTCAAATCACGCTGCAGCCTTCTTGATTTGTCGCGTGTGCGAAAAAGTCGAAGAATGCAGCAACCTGCCAGTCAATGCGATGATGAATTTTGCCACCGATGATGCCAAATTCGCCATTGAGCGCAGTGTCATTGAACTAAAAGGTGTCTGCCGTGACTGCCAAGGCAAGCATTAA
- a CDS encoding metal ABC transporter ATP-binding protein → MTAKASIKPILDLQNISYQAADGVMLVSHISLAIESGEMISLIGPNGAGKSTLVKLILGLLKPTHGTLIKNTKQISYVPQRFSVPSILPLRAIDLLAQADGKRLNADQKAYLYDQLSITPLLNKQMHHLSGGETQRVLLARALLDKPDLLILDEPMQGLDPESEAWLYQFLDELPEFLRCAMLVVSHDLHWVMKGSRRVICLNKHICCQGVPSQIALSPEFTQLFGYQAPYIHEHSHCEHHLDHYDHSHNHSHDHAAHTHHSDSVK, encoded by the coding sequence GTGACTGCCAAGGCAAGCATTAAGCCCATCCTTGATCTACAAAATATCAGCTACCAAGCGGCTGACGGGGTGATGCTCGTCAGCCATATTTCGCTTGCCATTGAATCAGGTGAGATGATCAGCCTGATCGGCCCAAATGGTGCGGGCAAATCGACTTTGGTGAAGCTTATCTTGGGTCTGTTAAAGCCCACGCATGGCACATTGATCAAAAACACCAAGCAAATCAGCTATGTGCCACAGCGATTTAGCGTGCCTAGCATTCTGCCACTGCGTGCCATTGACCTACTTGCCCAAGCGGATGGCAAACGCCTAAACGCCGACCAAAAAGCCTATCTGTACGATCAGCTATCCATCACGCCACTGCTGAATAAACAAATGCATCATCTGTCAGGCGGTGAGACGCAGCGTGTACTGCTTGCGCGTGCTTTATTGGATAAGCCTGATTTGCTTATTCTAGATGAACCGATGCAAGGTCTGGATCCTGAAAGTGAAGCGTGGCTGTATCAGTTCTTAGATGAGTTGCCTGAGTTTCTGCGCTGTGCGATGCTTGTGGTATCGCATGATCTACATTGGGTGATGAAAGGCTCGCGCCGTGTCATCTGCCTGAATAAACACATCTGCTGTCAGGGCGTGCCAAGCCAAATCGCGCTGTCGCCTGAGTTTACGCAGCTGTTCGGTTATCAAGCGCCGTATATCCATGAGCATAGCCATTGTGAGCATCATTTGGATCATTATGACCACAGCCACAATCATAGCCATGACCACGCTGCGCACACGCACCATTCTGATTCTGTGAAGTGA
- a CDS encoding metal ABC transporter permease: MTDWLSILAPAWIAGSLLALLSAPLGCLVLWRRVAFFSDTLAHGALLGVALAAWLSLPYDLGIGIVSAVVVLVMTVLKDSRLPNDATLAVLASTLLCLGLLTLTQLTQQQANVLGFLFGNLLDVDWADLPRLAILIVIGLIIMAVIWQAQVKLATSEALAQIQGINPTRQHIFFMALLAGFCAVALQAVGSLLISGLLVLPALIARLFAPSPKMMVILAMIFAQIAVTAGIWGSVWLDIQTGLAIVLMLAVGFFSTFGVKKLLGK; the protein is encoded by the coding sequence ATGACTGATTGGCTTTCGATACTCGCCCCCGCTTGGATTGCAGGCTCATTGCTTGCGCTACTGTCTGCACCATTGGGCTGCTTGGTGCTGTGGCGGCGCGTGGCGTTTTTTTCTGATACACTGGCGCATGGTGCGCTACTTGGCGTGGCATTGGCAGCGTGGCTATCCCTGCCTTATGATCTGGGCATCGGTATCGTCAGTGCGGTCGTGGTGCTGGTGATGACCGTGCTGAAAGATTCGCGCCTGCCTAATGATGCCACCCTTGCAGTACTGGCATCGACTTTGCTTTGCTTAGGTTTATTGACGCTTACACAGCTGACGCAGCAGCAAGCCAATGTCTTGGGATTTTTATTCGGCAATCTATTAGATGTCGATTGGGCGGACTTGCCGCGTCTTGCGATTTTGATCGTCATTGGACTTATCATCATGGCAGTGATTTGGCAAGCACAAGTCAAGCTCGCCACTTCTGAAGCACTGGCGCAAATCCAAGGCATCAATCCCACTCGGCAGCACATCTTTTTTATGGCGCTCCTGGCAGGCTTTTGTGCTGTGGCATTACAAGCGGTTGGCAGTCTGCTGATCAGTGGTCTACTTGTACTGCCTGCCTTGATCGCGCGACTATTCGCGCCATCGCCAAAGATGATGGTGATACTGGCGATGATCTTTGCACAAATTGCCGTCACTGCAGGCATCTGGGGCAGCGTCTGGCTGGATATCCAAACAGGGCTTGCGATTGTGCTAATGCTTGCCGTGGGGTTTTTTAGCACTTTTGGCGTGAAAAAATTACTTGGCAAATAA
- a CDS encoding metallophosphoesterase, whose protein sequence is MTYPITALSSRTDTLNICQISDLHLTGKIGHAPSYQQFLTVLKLATYHHPAPDLLLLTGDLVNDGNRDAYDWLFDTLDRTDIPYLAIAGNHDVTHEIGTSLPYPQRLHIPINPDARLLDRHAVMLNFADTAWQLLLINSAVNGETHGALPKPTLDWLDQQLTQNPAPAIIAMHHHPLPVRSAWIDAYVLDNQDDFWQIIKKHPHAHTVLCGHVHQVHTIHPLADHPVQLLTCLSTDRQFAPFCDEFRLDDAPAGCRMIHISNNHTLSSYIIFMQNTPPFAE, encoded by the coding sequence ATGACCTATCCCATCACCGCTTTAAGCAGCCGAACTGATACGCTGAACATTTGCCAGATTTCCGATTTGCATTTGACAGGCAAAATCGGACACGCGCCTAGCTATCAGCAATTTTTGACTGTTTTAAAGCTTGCCACTTACCATCATCCCGCGCCTGATTTGCTCTTATTGACGGGTGATTTGGTCAATGATGGCAATCGCGATGCTTATGATTGGCTGTTTGATACGCTTGACCGCACAGACATTCCCTATCTTGCCATCGCGGGCAATCACGATGTCACTCATGAAATTGGTACAAGCCTGCCTTACCCACAGCGACTGCACATTCCCATTAATCCTGATGCGCGCCTGCTTGATCGCCATGCTGTGATGCTAAATTTTGCCGATACAGCATGGCAATTATTATTAATAAACAGCGCGGTCAATGGCGAAACTCATGGCGCACTGCCAAAGCCTACCCTTGACTGGCTAGATCAACAGCTTACCCAAAACCCCGCTCCTGCCATCATCGCCATGCACCATCACCCGCTGCCAGTGCGCTCGGCTTGGATTGATGCTTATGTGCTTGATAATCAAGATGATTTTTGGCAAATTATTAAAAAACACCCCCATGCCCACACCGTGCTGTGCGGTCATGTCCATCAAGTCCACACCATACACCCCCTAGCTGATCACCCTGTTCAGCTGCTCACCTGCCTATCGACCGACCGCCAATTTGCACCATTTTGTGATGAATTTCGTCTTGATGACGCGCCTGCTGGCTGTCGCATGATACATATTAGCAACAATCACACCCTATCAAGTTACATTATTTTTATGCAAAATACGCCACCATTCGCAGAGTAG
- the dksA gene encoding RNA polymerase-binding protein DksA, translating into MAVFCHLRQSLARFSPVFTHKDYNGMTNATTFAPYQPAKDEDYMSDAQLAHFRTILTNWREELVTEAERTKQHIHEETSTMPDINDRATQEEEFALTLRARDRERKLIRKIEKSLLEIETGDYGYCETCGTEIGLRRLEARPTATQCIDCKTLSEIKEKQNHGQ; encoded by the coding sequence ATGGCGGTTTTTTGCCACCTGCGGCAATCATTGGCGAGATTTTCGCCTGTTTTTACCCATAAGGACTACAACGGGATGACCAACGCAACTACTTTTGCACCATACCAACCTGCCAAAGATGAAGACTATATGTCTGATGCGCAATTGGCACATTTTCGCACAATTTTGACCAATTGGCGTGAAGAGTTGGTGACCGAAGCTGAGCGTACCAAGCAACACATTCATGAAGAAACCAGCACCATGCCGGACATCAATGACCGCGCAACCCAAGAAGAAGAATTTGCCCTAACGCTGCGTGCGCGTGATCGTGAGCGCAAGCTGATCCGCAAAATCGAAAAATCACTGCTGGAAATCGAAACAGGCGACTATGGCTACTGCGAAACTTGCGGCACTGAGATCGGTCTGCGCCGCCTAGAAGCGCGCCCAACCGCGACGCAGTGCATTGACTGCAAGACTTTATCAGAAATCAAAGAAAAACAAAATCACGGTCAATGA
- the gluQRS gene encoding tRNA glutamyl-Q(34) synthetase GluQRS produces the protein MSIVPVGRFAPSPTHHLHLGSLTTAVASFCHIKSLGGKWLVRIEDVDFERCKPEYTDSILRDLQNLGLYWDDEVIYQSKRVAIYDDYLHGALAPLCYACHCTRKQLDDHRQSHPVAHALNAPIVYPRLCLHKNLSWQNRDSKIRLQLPDVATAFVDGLQGVIWDNPAKSLGDVVVKRQNQMINYILACAIDDGLQNISHIMRGLDIMPMTVAQLAIIKACRLPVPSYFYHLPLLFNNQGQKLSKQNLATPIDTRRPAPLLVRALDLLGQKTTPEMASATPDEILTHAIEHWDNAPLMNKEQLAIIA, from the coding sequence ATGAGCATCGTACCTGTTGGGCGTTTTGCCCCTTCACCGACCCATCATCTGCACTTAGGCTCGCTGACGACTGCCGTGGCGAGCTTTTGTCATATCAAATCTTTGGGCGGCAAGTGGCTTGTGCGTATCGAAGATGTCGATTTTGAACGCTGCAAGCCTGAATATACCGACAGCATTTTGCGTGATTTGCAGAATTTGGGGCTGTATTGGGATGATGAAGTCATTTATCAGTCCAAGCGTGTGGCAATCTATGATGACTATCTGCACGGTGCGCTTGCTCCCTTGTGCTATGCCTGCCACTGCACACGAAAGCAGCTCGATGACCATCGCCAAAGCCACCCTGTCGCACACGCACTCAATGCACCCATCGTCTATCCGCGCCTATGCCTGCACAAAAATCTCTCTTGGCAAAATCGCGATAGTAAAATTCGCCTACAACTGCCCGATGTCGCGACCGCCTTTGTCGATGGCTTACAAGGGGTGATATGGGATAATCCTGCCAAAAGTCTAGGCGATGTCGTCGTCAAACGCCAAAATCAAATGATCAACTACATCCTAGCCTGCGCCATTGATGATGGATTACAAAACATCAGCCACATCATGCGCGGACTTGACATCATGCCGATGACGGTCGCGCAGCTTGCCATCATCAAGGCGTGTCGCCTGCCTGTGCCAAGTTATTTTTATCATCTGCCACTATTATTCAATAATCAAGGGCAAAAGCTATCAAAGCAAAATCTTGCCACGCCGATTGATACGCGCCGCCCTGCACCGCTCTTGGTGCGTGCGCTGGATTTACTTGGTCAAAAAACCACCCCTGAAATGGCAAGCGCCACGCCCGATGAGATTCTTACTCACGCCATTGAACATTGGGACAATGCGCCTTTGATGAATAAAGAGCAGCTTGCGATCATCGCATAA